The following proteins are co-located in the Acinetobacter shaoyimingii genome:
- a CDS encoding DNA primase, whose translation MAIPQHTIDQILDRTDIVDLIGQRVKLKKSGRTYSGCCPFHQEKSPSFHVYRDKQYYHCFGCQANGNAIRFLMDIDHRNFVDVMKDLASQTGIELPKDNFDAKKISYKREAPKPAPQIAPKTQDSSSTATSSEVVPSVAMGFDADPFEAFQNFQEFDTAPFEYEMPFEAPAQEGNFYDLLENVAQYYEKQLPQSQAAQKYFRHRGLSAETVKYWRLGYAPEDWQHLEKAFPQDIEGLKLLGLIRTSDTGRDFDLLRERVIFPIRDSKGRVVGFGGRALNDEIKPKYINSPDSEVFHKNQLLYGLYEGRKLKAQNWLMVEGYMDVIALQQAGISGAVATLGTASNADHLNMLFKQNNQLTIAFDGDAAGQKAARRTLEIALPLLTDGRELKFFVMPKEHDPDSLIRKEGLETFNRLWQQAPLLSDFIFALLSQQYEVTTPEGKSQVMGELNQLAELLPQKGSYKYLLRQFFKEKLGFNKKWQPQINHDASLSFNIRTKDEDFAIAMLMHHPFLYIHFEVLTAIIDPNELLGKVLSTLNRIFDDLPDDQELATYYILGACSPYHLELAEIMQRTNIQALTQAPEMADKLASEYSLSLQEKYLKQKLKSPISLSESRNLRQQLNELTKKIGLRLLHE comes from the coding sequence ATGGCAATTCCACAACATACTATTGATCAAATCCTCGATCGTACTGATATTGTCGATCTGATTGGTCAACGTGTGAAATTGAAAAAGTCAGGTCGAACTTATTCAGGCTGTTGCCCATTTCATCAAGAAAAGTCGCCTTCCTTTCACGTCTATCGCGATAAACAGTATTATCATTGCTTTGGTTGTCAGGCGAACGGGAATGCGATTCGTTTTTTGATGGACATTGATCATCGAAATTTTGTCGATGTCATGAAGGATTTGGCCAGCCAAACAGGTATTGAATTACCAAAAGACAATTTTGATGCTAAAAAAATCTCCTACAAACGTGAAGCACCCAAACCTGCTCCACAAATTGCACCAAAAACTCAAGATTCCTCATCTACAGCGACATCATCTGAAGTAGTGCCATCCGTTGCAATGGGATTTGATGCGGATCCTTTTGAAGCTTTTCAAAATTTTCAAGAATTTGACACTGCTCCTTTTGAGTATGAGATGCCTTTTGAAGCGCCTGCTCAAGAAGGTAATTTCTATGATTTACTCGAAAATGTCGCACAATATTATGAAAAGCAATTGCCACAAAGTCAGGCTGCACAAAAGTATTTTAGACATCGTGGATTAAGTGCTGAAACTGTTAAATACTGGCGCTTAGGCTATGCCCCTGAAGACTGGCAACATCTGGAAAAAGCCTTTCCACAAGACATCGAAGGTTTAAAATTACTGGGTTTAATTCGTACCAGCGATACAGGTCGTGACTTTGATTTATTACGTGAACGGGTGATTTTCCCGATTCGGGATAGCAAAGGACGGGTTGTCGGCTTTGGTGGGCGCGCACTGAATGATGAAATTAAACCCAAATACATCAACTCACCAGATTCCGAAGTCTTCCATAAGAACCAATTGCTGTATGGTCTGTATGAAGGTCGTAAACTGAAAGCGCAAAACTGGTTGATGGTTGAAGGTTATATGGATGTGATTGCCCTTCAGCAAGCAGGCATTTCAGGTGCTGTTGCAACGTTAGGTACAGCAAGTAATGCTGACCATCTCAATATGCTGTTTAAGCAAAATAATCAGTTGACCATTGCCTTTGATGGCGATGCTGCTGGTCAAAAAGCTGCCCGACGCACTTTGGAAATTGCGCTTCCTTTACTCACCGATGGTCGAGAGCTTAAATTTTTCGTCATGCCAAAAGAGCACGACCCAGATTCATTGATTCGTAAAGAAGGGTTAGAAACCTTTAATCGACTTTGGCAACAAGCACCACTGCTATCTGACTTTATTTTTGCGCTCCTCAGTCAACAATATGAAGTCACGACACCTGAAGGTAAAAGTCAGGTGATGGGTGAACTCAATCAGTTGGCTGAATTACTTCCACAAAAGGGTTCCTATAAATATCTACTCAGACAATTTTTTAAAGAAAAACTGGGTTTTAACAAAAAATGGCAACCGCAAATCAATCATGATGCGTCACTGTCTTTTAACATTCGGACCAAAGATGAAGATTTTGCCATTGCGATGTTGATGCATCATCCGTTTTTATATATTCATTTTGAAGTGTTAACTGCGATTATTGACCCAAATGAATTGTTAGGAAAAGTCCTCAGCACATTGAATCGAATTTTTGATGACCTACCCGATGATCAAGAACTGGCGACCTATTATATTTTAGGTGCATGTAGTCCCTATCATTTAGAGTTAGCAGAAATTATGCAACGCACCAATATTCAGGCCTTAACTCAAGCACCTGAAATGGCAGATAAACTCGCTTCTGAGTATTCTCTTTCCTTACAAGAGAAGTATTTAAAACAAAAATTAAAATCACCAATCTCATTAAGTGAATCACGAAACTTAAGACAACAACTCAATGAGCTGACCAAAAAAATTGGTTTAAGATTACTTCACGAATAA
- a CDS encoding outer membrane protein assembly factor BamD has protein sequence MSLPRYKVTILALSLGLAATFVGCSSNPKKDVVDKGPQSSEQSYYDKAKKALDRRQYSDAAKSLEAIDTYFPTGQYSQQAQLDLLYTKFMQKDYEATVTLADRFIRLNPQHENVDYAYYVRGVANMEQNYEGLLRYTSLQQAHRDVSYLKVAYQNFVDFIRRFPSSQYAVDAAQRMKFIGQELAESEMNAARFNVKRKAWLAAVERSQWVVEHYPQTPQIPEALATMAYGYQKLGDKATAQQYIDVLKLNYPNMVKANGDVNLRAARRDGSWINKATLGIFGRQAVSQTGSEQPAQEKEKSGVLNRLSFGLLGNKDDSKLESAPANESLYDQQRNQQ, from the coding sequence ATGTCGCTACCACGTTATAAAGTTACAATACTTGCTTTATCGTTAGGCTTAGCAGCTACATTTGTGGGCTGTAGCAGTAATCCAAAAAAAGATGTTGTTGATAAAGGTCCGCAATCGAGCGAACAAAGTTATTATGACAAAGCAAAAAAAGCATTAGACCGTAGACAATATAGCGATGCAGCAAAATCATTAGAAGCGATTGATACTTATTTCCCGACGGGACAATATTCTCAACAAGCACAATTAGATTTACTTTATACAAAATTCATGCAAAAAGATTATGAAGCGACTGTGACCTTAGCAGATCGTTTTATTCGTTTAAATCCGCAACATGAAAATGTGGATTATGCATATTATGTTCGTGGTGTTGCCAATATGGAGCAAAACTACGAAGGTCTACTTCGCTATACTTCACTTCAACAAGCACATCGTGATGTCAGTTATTTAAAAGTAGCGTATCAAAACTTTGTCGATTTTATTCGTCGTTTCCCAAGTAGCCAATATGCAGTCGATGCGGCTCAGCGCATGAAATTTATCGGTCAAGAATTGGCTGAAAGCGAAATGAATGCGGCTCGTTTTAATGTGAAACGTAAAGCATGGCTTGCAGCCGTTGAGCGCTCTCAATGGGTGGTAGAACATTACCCACAAACACCACAAATTCCAGAAGCATTAGCAACCATGGCATATGGCTATCAAAAACTTGGTGATAAAGCGACTGCACAACAATATATTGATGTATTAAAGCTTAACTACCCCAATATGGTAAAAGCCAATGGTGATGTCAATTTACGTGCGGCACGTCGTGATGGAAGCTGGATTAACAAAGCGACTTTAGGTATTTTTGGTCGCCAAGCTGTTTCACAAACTGGTAGCGAACAACCAGCTCAAGAAAAAGAAAAATCAGGTGTACTAAATCGTTTAAGTTTTGGCTTATTGGGCAATAAAGATGATTCTAAATTGGAATCCGCTCCTGCCAATGAAAGTTTATACGATCAGCAACGTAATCAACAATAA
- the rluD gene encoding 23S rRNA pseudouridine(1911/1915/1917) synthase RluD has translation MTSAQSSNSNFPETDFNLLEDSEDADNHNSAATATRLSLQFQLDESYLGLRIDQAAAMVWSEFSREKLKQWLKEGHLLVNGQVVKPKYKCEGNEILSLDVELEVQTGAEPENIPLNIVYEDNDILVINKPVGMIVHPGAGNPNGTLVNALLYHYPKSAELSRAGLVHRIDKDTSGLLVVAKNLEAQFSLSKQLAKKSVYRVYDLITYGNIIAGGTIDEPIKRHPVDRVKMAILPGGRDAVTHYNVKERFQNFTRVQAQLETGRTHQIRVHFSYIGFPLIGDPVYVSRVKVPAGASETLASTLRAFKRQALHASKLGLVHPRSGEEMTFEAPWPEDFTALLDVLRSENKAY, from the coding sequence ATGACTTCAGCACAATCTTCTAATTCTAATTTCCCAGAAACCGACTTCAATTTACTTGAAGATTCTGAGGATGCAGATAATCACAATTCCGCAGCAACTGCAACACGTTTATCGTTGCAATTTCAATTGGATGAAAGCTATTTAGGTCTGCGAATTGATCAAGCCGCTGCTATGGTTTGGAGTGAATTCTCTCGCGAAAAACTAAAACAGTGGTTGAAAGAAGGTCACCTTCTTGTCAATGGTCAAGTTGTCAAACCTAAGTATAAATGTGAAGGGAATGAAATACTAAGCCTAGATGTTGAACTCGAAGTTCAAACTGGTGCTGAGCCTGAAAATATCCCACTTAACATTGTCTATGAAGATAATGACATTCTCGTCATTAATAAACCAGTCGGAATGATCGTGCACCCTGGTGCAGGTAACCCAAATGGTACATTAGTTAACGCATTACTCTACCATTACCCAAAGTCTGCTGAATTATCACGTGCAGGCTTGGTGCATCGTATCGATAAAGACACCTCTGGTTTATTGGTTGTTGCGAAAAATTTAGAAGCGCAATTTTCTTTAAGTAAGCAATTGGCAAAAAAATCAGTGTACCGAGTATACGATTTAATCACATATGGCAACATTATTGCAGGTGGAACGATTGATGAGCCGATCAAGCGTCATCCTGTCGATCGTGTGAAAATGGCAATTTTACCGGGCGGTCGAGATGCCGTAACTCATTACAATGTGAAAGAACGTTTTCAAAATTTCACGCGTGTTCAAGCACAGTTAGAAACGGGTCGTACGCATCAAATTCGTGTTCACTTTAGCTATATTGGATTCCCGCTGATTGGTGATCCTGTTTATGTGAGTCGTGTGAAAGTCCCAGCAGGAGCTTCTGAAACTTTAGCCAGCACTTTACGTGCGTTTAAACGTCAGGCATTACATGCTTCAAAATTAGGGCTGGTTCATCCACGTTCAGGCGAAGAAATGACATTTGAAGCGCCTTGGCCAGAAGACTTTACGGCACTTTTGGATGTGCTGCGAAGTGAAAACAAAGCCTATTAA
- the pgeF gene encoding peptidoglycan editing factor PgeF: MQFVQGLPQGVYVGQTQVQHDQAQPSSSTELEGFNLALHVHDDPQRVQQHRMTLLNEFSAFGVDKITWMTQTHSTICHTINEQIPFDALEGDGLVTQTKGHALMMMTADCLPVVLGNAEGTEIANLHAGWRGLANGIIENTIEEMQSEPTWAWLGAAISQPCFEVGAEVKEIFCSKYPALSSAFENGENQGKYQADLYAIARYILNQFGIRQVFGGDQCTYRQAEHYYSYRRNAKTGRMATFVFMQ; encoded by the coding sequence ATGCAATTTGTTCAAGGTTTACCCCAGGGTGTATATGTGGGACAAACTCAAGTTCAACATGACCAAGCTCAACCATCAAGTAGTACTGAACTTGAGGGCTTCAATTTGGCATTGCATGTACATGATGATCCTCAGCGTGTTCAACAGCATCGCATGACGCTGTTGAATGAGTTCTCAGCATTTGGCGTAGATAAAATCACATGGATGACACAAACCCATAGCACAATATGTCATACCATTAATGAGCAAATTCCGTTTGATGCTTTGGAAGGTGATGGTTTGGTGACGCAAACCAAAGGTCATGCATTGATGATGATGACCGCAGATTGTTTACCTGTAGTTTTAGGTAATGCCGAAGGGACTGAAATTGCAAATTTGCATGCAGGATGGCGTGGTCTTGCAAATGGGATTATCGAAAATACCATCGAAGAAATGCAGTCTGAGCCTACATGGGCATGGTTAGGCGCTGCTATTAGTCAACCATGTTTTGAAGTGGGCGCTGAGGTCAAAGAAATTTTCTGTAGCAAGTATCCAGCATTATCGTCAGCATTCGAAAATGGTGAAAATCAAGGCAAATATCAAGCAGATTTGTATGCCATTGCGCGTTATATTTTAAATCAGTTTGGGATTCGCCAAGTCTTTGGTGGCGACCAATGTACTTATCGTCAAGCAGAGCACTACTATTCGTATCGCCGTAATGCCAAGACAGGAAGAATGGCAACTTTCGTGTTTATGCAATAA
- a CDS encoding flavodoxin family protein: MSDLSKSLAIVYHSPYGHTAKVAEFIAQGASQMGVRVQCMNIEHVDWDFLDQAEAIIFGCPTYMGSVTGQFKMFMDSSSKRWKNRIWSGKLAAGFTNSGGLSGDKLSVLQQINLFAMQHGMLWSGLPLMSTGHGERDLNRLASSLGLMTQSDNAPVEITPPQGDLDTAIWFGEYIAGLVNKINMH; encoded by the coding sequence ATGTCTGATCTCTCAAAATCTCTAGCCATCGTATATCACAGTCCATATGGGCATACAGCCAAAGTTGCCGAATTTATTGCCCAAGGCGCGAGTCAAATGGGTGTTCGTGTTCAATGTATGAACATTGAACATGTCGACTGGGATTTTCTTGATCAAGCTGAAGCCATAATATTTGGTTGCCCAACCTATATGGGAAGCGTGACAGGTCAATTTAAAATGTTTATGGACTCGAGTTCTAAGCGTTGGAAAAATCGGATTTGGAGTGGCAAATTAGCCGCAGGTTTTACCAACTCAGGTGGTTTAAGCGGAGATAAATTATCTGTCCTACAACAAATCAATTTATTTGCAATGCAACATGGCATGTTATGGTCGGGCTTACCGCTCATGTCAACAGGTCATGGTGAACGAGATCTAAATCGTTTGGCGAGTAGTTTAGGGTTAATGACACAGTCTGATAATGCTCCAGTTGAAATCACACCACCTCAAGGTGATTTAGATACAGCGATTTGGTTTGGAGAATATATCGCTGGTTTGGTGAATAAAATAAATATGCACTAG
- a CDS encoding IS5 family transposase — protein MPRTMLTDQHWSKLKSILINFGIYLKHNLRLFIEAILYRIRTGCPWRDLPEIFGKPNSIFKKFNRWCKDSKLIKVFKLLSNDPDSEWVFIDASHVRAHQHAAGVKDQAISKSIGGNSSKIHLAMDANGNPIEFIIGDGKTHDVKVAPNLIDALDLKETEILCADKGYDSELLREKIENTETKANIPKKCNSKSSNQHMDWYLYKIRHLVENAFARLKHFRGIATRYDKLKQNYENSVALACIFIWLPL, from the coding sequence ATGCCTCGAACAATGCTGACGGATCAACACTGGTCTAAGCTGAAATCTATTCTTATCAATTTTGGTATTTATCTCAAACATAATTTGAGATTATTCATTGAAGCAATTCTCTATCGGATTAGAACGGGTTGCCCTTGGCGAGATTTGCCTGAAATATTTGGCAAACCAAACTCTATTTTTAAGAAATTTAATCGTTGGTGCAAAGACAGTAAGTTGATAAAAGTATTTAAATTATTATCCAATGATCCAGATTCAGAATGGGTTTTTATTGATGCCTCTCATGTGCGAGCACATCAACATGCGGCAGGAGTGAAAGACCAAGCTATTTCTAAAAGCATTGGTGGAAATAGTTCTAAAATCCATTTAGCTATGGATGCGAATGGAAATCCTATTGAATTTATCATTGGTGATGGCAAGACCCATGATGTAAAAGTTGCACCTAATTTGATTGATGCTTTGGATTTAAAAGAAACAGAAATATTGTGTGCAGATAAGGGTTATGATTCAGAATTACTTAGAGAAAAAATTGAGAATACCGAAACTAAAGCGAACATTCCAAAGAAATGTAATTCTAAATCTAGCAATCAGCACATGGATTGGTATTTATATAAAATCAGGCACTTAGTGGAGAATGCATTTGCAAGATTGAAACATTTTCGAGGAATTGCAACTCGGTATGACAAGCTAAAGCAGAACTATGAAAACTCAGTTGCTTTAGCCTGTATCTTTATCTGGTTACCATTATGA
- the smpB gene encoding SsrA-binding protein SmpB encodes MSKNIVVKKNNGGTIAQNKRARHDYFIEEKFEAGLSLQGWEVKSLRAGRMTITESYIIFKNNEAFLFGAQIQPLLTASTHVVPESTRTRKLLLSRRELEKLQGAINQKGYTCVPLACYWKGRLVKLEIALVKGKQLHDKRATEKDRDWQRDKARIFHK; translated from the coding sequence ATGTCGAAAAATATAGTCGTAAAAAAGAATAATGGTGGAACTATTGCGCAGAACAAACGCGCACGCCACGATTATTTTATTGAAGAAAAATTCGAAGCTGGTCTCTCATTGCAAGGCTGGGAAGTAAAGTCATTACGTGCTGGACGTATGACGATTACTGAAAGCTATATTATTTTTAAAAATAACGAAGCTTTTTTGTTTGGTGCTCAAATTCAACCTTTATTAACAGCTTCTACTCATGTGGTTCCAGAATCAACACGTACACGTAAATTATTGTTATCAAGACGTGAACTCGAAAAACTTCAAGGGGCAATTAACCAAAAAGGTTATACCTGTGTTCCCTTGGCGTGTTACTGGAAAGGTCGTTTGGTCAAACTTGAAATTGCACTGGTAAAAGGGAAACAGTTACACGATAAACGTGCTACTGAAAAAGATCGTGATTGGCAACGTGATAAAGCCCGTATTTTTCATAAATAA
- the coaD gene encoding pantetheine-phosphate adenylyltransferase → MSKTRVIYPGTFDPITNGHIDLVSRASKMFDEVVVAIAIGHHKNPVFSLDERVALAKASLSHLSNVEFVGFDGLLVNFFNEQKATAVLRGLRAVSDFEYEFQLANMNRQLDSNFEAVFLTPSEQYSFISSTLVREIARLNGDVTKFVPKAVVEAFERKHQQGW, encoded by the coding sequence ATGTCTAAAACTCGCGTCATCTATCCTGGAACTTTTGATCCAATTACCAATGGACATATCGATTTGGTTTCTCGAGCATCGAAAATGTTTGATGAAGTCGTGGTCGCAATTGCGATTGGTCATCATAAGAACCCCGTTTTTAGCTTAGATGAGCGTGTTGCGCTTGCGAAAGCTTCCTTAAGTCATTTATCCAATGTTGAATTTGTCGGATTTGATGGCTTGTTGGTGAACTTTTTCAATGAGCAAAAGGCAACTGCTGTACTGCGTGGTTTAAGAGCAGTCTCCGATTTTGAGTATGAATTTCAACTTGCAAATATGAATCGTCAACTCGATTCAAACTTTGAAGCGGTGTTTTTAACCCCTTCAGAGCAATATTCTTTTATTTCATCGACTTTAGTCCGTGAAATTGCCCGTTTAAATGGTGATGTGACCAAGTTTGTACCTAAAGCTGTGGTTGAAGCCTTTGAGCGGAAACATCAACAAGGCTGGTAG
- a CDS encoding YfhL family 4Fe-4S dicluster ferredoxin: MSLFITDECINCDVCEPVCPNEAIFMGEVIYEINPDLCTECVGHHDQPQCSLFCPVDCIPHDPNHVESQDELMEKYKMLIAQKSASNSP; encoded by the coding sequence GTGTCTTTATTTATTACTGATGAATGCATCAACTGTGATGTTTGTGAACCTGTATGTCCCAATGAAGCGATTTTCATGGGTGAGGTGATTTATGAAATCAACCCAGATTTGTGTACAGAGTGCGTAGGACATCACGATCAACCCCAATGTTCACTTTTCTGTCCTGTCGATTGCATTCCGCATGATCCCAATCATGTGGAATCTCAAGATGAATTGATGGAAAAGTATAAAATGCTAATTGCTCAAAAAAGCGCGAGCAATTCACCTTAA